Within Paenibacillus albicereus, the genomic segment TTCACCTTGACGGAAAAGGCTCCTGCCTCGTAGGCTTTGCGGACAAGTGCGCGCACCAGGTCGGCCGAGTCGAGCGTCGCGTTGATGGCGAGCTTCTGTCCGGGCTGGATGCGAACTCCGACCCGGATGACGAGATCGGCGTAACGTTCGATTTGCTGCTGCAATTTGCTCAAGTGGTTCAGCCTCCATTCGCGTATGCGTCATGCAGTCCTATTGTACACGATCCCGTTCGAAAAAAGACAATCGCGTGCTATAGTGGAGAAAACGAGACCGTTGCGGAAAGGGGCGGAAGCGATGTTTCACCGCCGGCTGGAGGGCGGCTGCGAGCTGCGGGTGCTCGCGCCCGGCGACGCCAAGGCGCTGTACCGGACGCTGGAAAAAGACCGGCGCGAGCTGGAGTCGTGGCTGCCCTGGGTCGGGCAGATTCGCGGCTCCTCGGACATGAAGGATTACGTCCGCTTCGAATGCAAGCGCTACAAGGAAGGCAAGGCGATGTCCGCCGTGCTCCTGGACGGCGCTTCTGCGGCAGGCATGATCAGCTTTCAGGAGCTGGACTTCCGCCATCGCAAGGCGTCGCTCGGCTACTGGCTGGGCAGCGCCTGGCAAGGACGCGGCCTGATGATGCAGGCGGCAGCGGAAATGCTCGCCTTCGCATACGGGACGCTGGACCTCAACCGCGTCGAGATCCGCGCGCGCACGGACAACCGGCGCAGCCGAGCGGTCGCGGTGCGGCTCGGCTTCGCGCTCGAAGGCGTGCTGCGGGACGAAGAGCATGCGGACGGCATGTTCCGCGATCATGCCGTCTACGGCCTGCTGGCGCGAGACTGGGCGGACGGGAGAGCGAGCCTCGAGGCTCCAAGCGGCCCGCCTGTTTGATCCTGCGGTCCGTCAGGCCGCTGCGGCCCGCCGGCTTCCTGAAGCTGCCTGCCTCTCGCAGCGGCTCGACGCGGCAGGCCGTTGATCGGCAAGCCTCCAGCTCTTCCTCCCGGGTCTGCTATACTGGTAGAATCGAAGAGTCAACGAGAGGATCTGGAGGCGAGCAGACGTGTCGATGGAGTGGAGGCCGCTTGAAAAAGCGGAACAGCGGATTCCGGGTCCAGCGCCGCGGCGCAAGCGGCTGAAGCCGGTGGAGGCGCCCGGTCAGCGGGACGGCGCGTTCTGGCGCCGATCGATGGCCGGCGTCTGGACGGGCGGAGCGCTGCTGTGCGCGGCCTCCGCGCAGGGGCTGCCGCTCGGCTTCGGTCCCGCCTATGACTGGCTGGCGATGACGCTCGCCGGCACGGCCGCGCTCGGCATCTGCGCCTGGGCGCTCTCCTGGCTGATGAACTGGCTGCGGCTGCCGGTCCCCCGCCGGTTCGCGGGCGGCGTCCTGACGCTCGCGGCCGGCACGGCCGGCGCGCTGCTCGTCTCGGAGCTGCGCTGGACGGCGGCGCTGCCGCTCGCGGCCGCGTACGCGCTCGCGGCCGCCGCGGGCGGAGCCGCTTTTGCCGCCGCGCTGCCGAGGCTTCGTCTCCGCCGCCCTAGGCCGCTTGCCGCCACGCTCTCGTTCGCCGGCGCGCTGCTGCTCCTGCCGCTCCTGCTGTCGCTGCCCGCTCCGGGCTTCGGCGGCTCGGCGGACGATGCGGACGTGGCGGGGAGCGGGGGCGCGTTGGACATGCCGGGGCGATCCGGCGCCTACACCGTCTTGACTTATGGCAGCGGCACCGGCCGGCAGGCGGAGTTCGCGGAGGAGGCGGACATCCGCGCGTCCGCCGCAGACGCTTCGGCGCTGCTGCCTGACTGGGGCCGGCTCGAGGCATGGTATTGGGGCTTCGAGCCGGAGCGAATGCCGCTGAACGGCACGCTGTGGCTCCCGGACGGGGACGGGCCTTTCCCGCTCGCGCTCATCGTGCACGGCAACCATATCGCCCAGCAGCGCTCGGACGCAGGCTATGCCTATCTCGGAGAGATGCTGGCATCCAAAGGCTACGCCGCCGTCTCGGTCGACGAGAATTTTCTCAACTTTTCTCCCTGGACCGGCATTCCGGACGACGACATGAAGCTTCGGGCATGGCTGCTGCTGCGTCACCTCGAGGAGCTGCGGCGGTTGTCCGGCCAGCCGGAAGGTCCGCTCTCCGGCAAGCTCGACGCTTCCCGGACGCTGCTGATCGGGCATTCCCGCGGCGGACAAGCCGCGGCGATGGCGGCCGATGCAGGCAAGTGGTTCCCCGGCGACGCCGCTCTCGCGCGTTCGGTGGCCGGGGTCGCCGCGCTCGCTCCGACGGATACGGAGGAGGACGGGCGGCGCGCGGAGCTGGAGCACGCCAGCTATTTGACGCTGCATGGCTCGCGGGATGCGGATCTGACTGTCTTTTACGGGGAAAGGCAATATGGCCGCGTGCGGCTCGAGCCCGGCTCGGACCGCTTCAAGGCGGCCGTGTATGTCGAGGATGCGAACCACAGCCGCTTCAACGCGGACTGGGGCACGATGGACCATTCGCTGCCGGGAGGCCTGCTTCTGAGCCAGCGGGACATGCTGGCCGGAGAGCGCCAGCGCCAGCTCGCCGCGGCCTATGTCGGGGCGTTCGCGGACGCCGTGCTCGGCGGAGACCGCGCGGCGCGCGCTTGGCTGATGCCGGAGGCGCAAGCGGTCGGAGGAAGCGCCTCCGATTCGTTCGCCGGCATTCGGACGTTCCACCAATTTGCCGAAGCGGATGAGCGGCTCATGGCCGACTTCGAGCGGGAGGCTGCCCGGCAGGCGGGCTTCGGCGTGACCGCCGAGGCGGCGGCCGGCTCCGCCTTGAGCGCCGAGCCGCTGCTCGACCGCAATGGCGATCCGAAGGGAAGCCGGGGGGCCGTCGTCGCGTGGGGATCGCAGACGGATGGTGCCGGGCGGCTCGATGAGGACGGGAGGTCTGCGAGCGAAGCCGGCAGCTCTGAGTCCGCCATAGACGAGTCTGGCATCGCAAAAGAGCCCGGGGACGCCGCCGGCCCCGGAGTCGAAGATGCCCGGAGCGCCGCCGATCCGAACGGCAGCTGGCTGAGGCTCATCGGACTGCCGCGGCCGCCGGACTCCGCCGGGGGAGGACTGA encodes:
- a CDS encoding alpha/beta hydrolase; translated protein: MSMEWRPLEKAEQRIPGPAPRRKRLKPVEAPGQRDGAFWRRSMAGVWTGGALLCAASAQGLPLGFGPAYDWLAMTLAGTAALGICAWALSWLMNWLRLPVPRRFAGGVLTLAAGTAGALLVSELRWTAALPLAAAYALAAAAGGAAFAAALPRLRLRRPRPLAATLSFAGALLLLPLLLSLPAPGFGGSADDADVAGSGGALDMPGRSGAYTVLTYGSGTGRQAEFAEEADIRASAADASALLPDWGRLEAWYWGFEPERMPLNGTLWLPDGDGPFPLALIVHGNHIAQQRSDAGYAYLGEMLASKGYAAVSVDENFLNFSPWTGIPDDDMKLRAWLLLRHLEELRRLSGQPEGPLSGKLDASRTLLIGHSRGGQAAAMAADAGKWFPGDAALARSVAGVAALAPTDTEEDGRRAELEHASYLTLHGSRDADLTVFYGERQYGRVRLEPGSDRFKAAVYVEDANHSRFNADWGTMDHSLPGGLLLSQRDMLAGERQRQLAAAYVGAFADAVLGGDRAARAWLMPEAQAVGGSASDSFAGIRTFHQFAEADERLMADFEREAARQAGFGVTAEAAAGSALSAEPLLDRNGDPKGSRGAVVAWGSQTDGAGRLDEDGRSASEAGSSESAIDESGIAKEPGDAAGPGVEDARSAADPNGSWLRLIGLPRPPDSAGGGLSFAAANLGGGPCSERAACRPEPLQLQAVLRDRAGVEAEVAVADGIAAVEQEPFLRPAWLDAFVSDGKYDRPAEPARVTIRLPLAAFRQAEPRLDTDSLASLELRFRSSGGGPGRILLDDFSWYPASSSD
- a CDS encoding GNAT family N-acetyltransferase; translation: MFHRRLEGGCELRVLAPGDAKALYRTLEKDRRELESWLPWVGQIRGSSDMKDYVRFECKRYKEGKAMSAVLLDGASAAGMISFQELDFRHRKASLGYWLGSAWQGRGLMMQAAAEMLAFAYGTLDLNRVEIRARTDNRRSRAVAVRLGFALEGVLRDEEHADGMFRDHAVYGLLARDWADGRASLEAPSGPPV